A single Pedobacter sp. PACM 27299 DNA region contains:
- a CDS encoding glycosyltransferase family 2 protein, with product MNLLYFLLVLLQVLFGLHFFMPLILSIAGKFRKHAQPSAQPVPADYAVIVTAYQQVNLIPLVVDSILKSDYSNYIIYIVADNCDVSELRFEDPRVVVLRPAEVLASNTKSHFYAIHNFRRDHERLTIIDSDNLVHPNYFNALNAVFDQGYQAVQGVRAAKNLDSTYACLDEAGDIYYRLVDRKLMFEAGSSAALSGSGMAFTLSLYRSCLEHLEISGAGFDKILQYEILNRGDKIAFAEQAIVYDEKTAKTDQLVNQRSRWINTWFKYLYLGAKLLLKSISSLNWNQFLFSVLLLRPPLFMLLMVSFIFFLTDLFVMPLFAIYWVLAALTFFTFVFKALRHFKADDKIYHSLKNAPKFIYFQILALLKVRKANEISVATEHYYEEKINK from the coding sequence ATGAACCTATTGTATTTTCTTCTCGTATTGTTACAGGTCTTATTTGGACTGCACTTTTTTATGCCTTTGATTTTGTCCATAGCAGGCAAATTCAGAAAGCATGCCCAGCCTTCAGCTCAGCCTGTGCCTGCTGATTATGCGGTAATTGTGACTGCGTATCAGCAAGTCAATTTAATTCCTCTTGTGGTCGATTCTATCCTTAAATCTGATTATTCGAACTATATCATTTATATAGTGGCCGATAATTGTGACGTCAGTGAATTGCGCTTTGAAGATCCAAGAGTAGTGGTGTTAAGGCCGGCAGAGGTATTGGCCTCCAATACGAAATCACATTTTTATGCCATTCATAATTTTAGGCGTGATCACGAACGGCTAACGATTATAGATAGTGATAACCTGGTTCATCCAAATTATTTCAACGCCTTAAATGCAGTTTTTGATCAGGGATATCAAGCGGTCCAAGGTGTGCGTGCAGCTAAAAACTTAGATTCAACCTATGCTTGCTTAGATGAAGCCGGTGATATTTATTACCGTTTGGTAGATCGCAAGTTAATGTTTGAAGCTGGATCTTCCGCTGCATTGTCAGGATCTGGAATGGCATTTACCTTGTCACTTTATCGTTCCTGTCTCGAGCACCTTGAAATTTCAGGTGCTGGTTTTGATAAAATCCTGCAGTATGAGATTTTAAATAGGGGAGATAAAATCGCCTTTGCAGAACAGGCAATTGTATACGATGAGAAAACGGCAAAAACAGATCAGCTGGTGAACCAGCGCTCCAGGTGGATAAATACTTGGTTTAAATACCTTTATCTGGGAGCTAAACTGCTATTGAAATCAATTTCCAGCTTAAATTGGAATCAATTTCTATTTAGTGTGCTGTTGTTGAGACCCCCGCTATTTATGCTGCTGATGGTTTCCTTCATTTTCTTCTTAACGGATTTGTTTGTGATGCCTTTATTTGCAATTTATTGGGTCCTTGCTGCGCTCACCTTTTTTACCTTTGTATTTAAGGCACTGCGGCACTTCAAAGCCGATGATAAGATTTATCATTCGCTAAAGAATGCTCCAAAATTTATTTACTTTCAGATACTTGCCTTGTTGAAAGTGCGAAAAGCAAATGAAATATCTGTAGCCACAGAACATTATTACGAAGAAAAAATAAATAAGTAA
- a CDS encoding acyltransferase, with product MSLINKIKENPKLKKIAHRLLIPANDHRPRLWVRLFLNPFKHKRGKGSIVRYNSRMDVFPFNNFELGTRSVIEDFVTINNGVGDVIIGAHTMIGIGSVIIGPVNIGHHVMLAQNIVVSGLNHGYEDVNIPPSLQKEIRKQITIGDEVWIGANSVITAGVTIGKHSVIGAGSVVTKDIPEFCVAVGNPAKVVKKYSAADKAWNKL from the coding sequence ATGTCTCTAATCAATAAAATCAAAGAAAACCCGAAGCTGAAGAAGATTGCGCATCGGTTATTGATCCCTGCAAATGACCACAGGCCTAGATTATGGGTGAGGTTATTTCTTAACCCTTTTAAACATAAAAGGGGGAAAGGTAGTATTGTACGCTATAACAGTAGGATGGATGTTTTTCCTTTCAATAATTTTGAATTGGGGACAAGATCGGTAATTGAAGATTTCGTAACCATCAACAATGGGGTTGGAGATGTGATTATTGGAGCGCATACGATGATTGGAATTGGAAGTGTCATCATTGGTCCAGTGAATATAGGTCATCATGTGATGCTGGCTCAGAATATTGTAGTTTCCGGCCTGAATCATGGCTATGAGGATGTGAATATTCCTCCAAGTCTGCAAAAAGAGATACGTAAACAAATTACAATTGGTGATGAGGTCTGGATTGGTGCGAATAGTGTGATCACAGCCGGTGTAACTATTGGTAAACATTCCGTTATTGGAGCAGGTAGTGTCGTTACCAAAGATATACCTGAGTTTTGTGTAGCTGTTGGAAATCCTGCAAAAGTGGTCAAAAAATATAGTGCCGCTGATAAAGCCTGGAATAAATTATAA
- a CDS encoding glycosyltransferase — MISRDIIIIGQQAWDTDIGSNCKNIALELSKSNRVLYVNSPLDRITLFKNRADPKVQQRIAVIKGKQSGLVKIQENLWNLYPDCLVESINWIKNEKVFNFLNKRNNVKFADAIVKGIKGLDFKDYLLFNDNEIFKGFYLNTLLNPYLSIYYSRDYMLAVDYWKRHGERLEPLLIASNDICMANSVYLADYCKQYNENSYDIGQGCDLEIFKDDVNAEKPMELRDIHTPIIGYVGALQSIRLDIELITHLANQRKDWTIVLVGPEDDEFKNSGLHQLSNVVFTGIKPMESLPLYMQYFDVCINPQLVNQVTIGNYPRKVDEYLAMGKPTVATETRAMEIFKEHVYLAQSKEDYVSCIEKALTEDSLTLQENRKSFAASHSWENCILKMYAAIEMTINKK, encoded by the coding sequence ATGATCAGTAGAGATATCATCATTATAGGCCAACAGGCATGGGATACCGATATAGGTAGTAATTGTAAGAATATTGCACTTGAGCTTTCCAAAAGTAACAGGGTTCTTTATGTGAATTCTCCTCTGGATAGAATTACACTTTTTAAGAATCGTGCAGATCCAAAAGTTCAGCAGCGTATTGCTGTGATTAAAGGTAAGCAGTCTGGCTTGGTAAAGATTCAGGAAAATTTATGGAACCTCTACCCGGATTGTCTGGTAGAGTCTATCAATTGGATTAAAAATGAAAAAGTTTTTAATTTTCTGAATAAACGGAACAATGTCAAATTTGCCGATGCGATTGTTAAAGGCATTAAAGGACTCGATTTTAAGGATTATCTATTGTTTAATGACAATGAGATCTTTAAAGGATTTTATTTGAATACACTGCTGAATCCCTATTTGAGTATTTATTACTCCAGAGATTATATGCTGGCAGTTGATTATTGGAAAAGACACGGGGAGCGTTTAGAGCCTCTGCTAATTGCCAGTAATGATATTTGCATGGCAAATTCTGTTTATCTTGCAGACTATTGCAAACAGTATAATGAGAATTCTTATGACATTGGTCAGGGATGTGATCTGGAGATTTTCAAAGATGATGTGAATGCGGAGAAACCAATGGAATTGAGAGACATCCATACCCCAATTATTGGTTATGTAGGTGCCTTGCAGAGTATCAGGCTAGACATCGAGTTGATTACACACCTTGCCAATCAGCGAAAAGACTGGACGATTGTATTGGTTGGCCCAGAAGATGATGAATTTAAAAACAGTGGGCTGCATCAGCTGTCCAATGTGGTATTTACAGGGATCAAACCAATGGAATCTTTACCTTTATATATGCAGTATTTTGATGTATGCATCAATCCGCAATTGGTAAACCAGGTAACTATTGGAAATTATCCTCGTAAGGTAGATGAATACCTGGCGATGGGTAAACCAACGGTAGCCACGGAAACGCGTGCGATGGAGATCTTTAAAGAACATGTTTATCTTGCACAATCTAAAGAAGATTATGTGAGCTGTATAGAAAAAGCATTGACTGAGGATTCTTTAACACTACAGGAAAATCGGAAGTCTTTTGCCGCCAGCCATAGTTGGGAAAATTGCATTCTTAAAATGTATGCGGCAATTGAAATGACTATTAATAAAAAATAA
- a CDS encoding exopolysaccharide transport family protein: protein MDIKAFLKVLNKYKWLLILVPITAAVITFFLVKNLPKEYSSEAQIATGLVDQSKQVVGAGTQNADYFKINQQFSNIIERMKMRRIMSILSYRLILHDLENPKDPFKPYSPKLDSLDNNQRQELIQIFNEKLQQKSVVTILDNKGKFKLYDILSSMGYNKEDLEKKLNIYRPDNSDFINVNYVSENPKLSAFVVNTLAIEFINNYGRDVNTNQNNSIQLLDSLLKKKESTMNEKNAALKEFKMKNGVLNLDKQSEIVYTQISANEERKAQAIREIQANLMAIADIDAKLNGRSGDSFSQGNSTVDNRAIVNLKNQLKEANDAYIDGNFKVSDKKRIDSLSRLIDRLSSRISDGDVTNPIASRQGLIQQKLALQTAVSQAKGSIKSIDNELAMLKAKYNSMVPFDAGIQNYERDAELATKDYMASLDSYNQTRTEQNIALKLQLAQVGLEGPPMPSKGIIYIGLAGIASFFICFVSVLIIFLLDNTIRDSRQLEAATNSRVLGSLNYMNDADLSMRNVWNDNKNNPEYTAYRDLLRSLRFEISNAFESDDTKILGVTSLNDKEGKSFIASSLAYSFAMIGKKVLLIGGETEVVKSNSKELSLSQDFETFLVKRQIQTEDLITVLNKNDNNSSLLEMQNAKNLRAGFEVLRNEFDVIIIDVNSLRDINIAKEWLLFTEKNIAVFESGKSLEDRDKELIAYIKDQPGFLGWVLNKIQLKKIK from the coding sequence ATGGATATAAAAGCATTTTTAAAAGTTCTTAATAAATATAAATGGTTATTGATTTTGGTGCCCATCACGGCAGCAGTCATTACTTTCTTTCTGGTAAAAAATCTTCCTAAGGAATACAGCTCTGAGGCGCAGATTGCTACTGGACTTGTGGATCAATCTAAACAAGTAGTTGGTGCTGGAACTCAGAATGCTGATTATTTTAAAATAAATCAGCAATTTTCTAATATCATTGAAAGGATGAAAATGAGAAGGATCATGAGCATTCTGTCTTATCGTCTCATCCTCCATGACCTTGAAAACCCGAAGGATCCCTTTAAACCTTATAGTCCTAAACTGGATTCTCTTGATAACAACCAACGCCAGGAGCTGATACAGATATTTAATGAAAAGCTGCAGCAAAAAAGCGTGGTGACGATTCTGGACAATAAGGGCAAGTTCAAATTATACGATATCCTGTCCTCTATGGGTTATAACAAAGAGGATTTAGAGAAAAAACTAAACATTTACAGACCTGATAATAGTGATTTTATTAACGTTAATTACGTTTCTGAAAACCCAAAGCTGTCTGCTTTTGTCGTGAACACCTTAGCCATAGAATTCATTAATAATTATGGACGAGATGTAAATACCAATCAAAATAATTCCATTCAGCTACTGGATTCCTTGTTGAAAAAGAAGGAAAGCACAATGAATGAGAAGAATGCCGCGTTAAAAGAATTTAAGATGAAAAATGGGGTGTTAAACCTCGACAAACAATCTGAAATTGTTTATACGCAGATTTCTGCTAATGAAGAGCGCAAGGCTCAGGCAATTAGAGAGATTCAGGCAAACCTGATGGCTATTGCAGATATTGATGCCAAACTGAATGGGCGATCAGGTGATAGTTTTTCCCAAGGAAACTCTACAGTTGATAATAGAGCTATCGTGAACCTTAAAAACCAGTTGAAAGAGGCAAATGATGCTTATATCGATGGTAACTTTAAAGTGAGTGATAAAAAGAGAATAGATTCTCTTTCCAGACTAATTGATCGTTTGAGTTCGAGAATTTCTGATGGTGATGTAACCAATCCTATAGCCTCAAGACAAGGTTTGATCCAACAAAAGCTGGCTTTACAAACAGCTGTAAGTCAGGCTAAGGGAAGTATTAAGTCTATTGACAATGAATTGGCGATGTTGAAAGCCAAGTACAATAGCATGGTTCCATTTGATGCAGGTATTCAGAATTATGAACGTGATGCTGAATTGGCAACTAAAGATTATATGGCCTCGTTGGACTCCTATAATCAAACCCGTACAGAACAAAATATTGCGTTAAAACTTCAGCTGGCTCAGGTTGGATTGGAAGGACCTCCAATGCCGTCAAAAGGAATTATTTACATTGGCTTAGCAGGAATAGCCAGCTTTTTCATCTGCTTCGTTTCTGTTTTGATTATTTTCCTATTGGACAATACGATACGTGATTCCAGACAATTGGAGGCGGCAACAAATTCGAGAGTGTTGGGAAGTCTAAATTATATGAATGATGCGGACCTTAGTATGAGGAATGTATGGAATGACAATAAGAACAATCCTGAATACACAGCCTATAGGGATTTGTTGAGATCACTGCGGTTTGAGATTTCTAATGCATTTGAAAGTGATGACACTAAGATTTTAGGGGTAACCAGTTTAAATGATAAAGAAGGTAAATCTTTTATTGCAAGTAGCCTGGCCTATTCTTTTGCCATGATTGGTAAAAAGGTTTTATTGATCGGTGGGGAAACTGAGGTCGTAAAATCAAATTCTAAAGAACTGTCTTTAAGTCAGGATTTTGAAACCTTCCTGGTAAAACGCCAAATTCAAACGGAAGATTTGATCACTGTTTTGAATAAAAATGACAACAATTCTTCCTTACTTGAAATGCAGAATGCTAAAAATCTGCGTGCTGGATTTGAAGTGCTTAGAAATGAGTTTGATGTGATTATTATTGACGTGAATAGCCTTCGTGATATTAATATCGCTAAAGAATGGTTACTGTTTACAGAGAAAAATATTGCAGTATTCGAGTCTGGAAAATCATTAGAAGACAGAGATAAAGAGCTGATTGCTTATATTAAAGACCAGCCGGGTTTTCTAGGTTGGGTTCTGAATAAGATTCAATTAAAGAAAATTAAATAG
- a CDS encoding O-antigen ligase family protein encodes MIISLLGLLLSVAVSVLTFASPLAPVILIVGALVVIFIIFLFQDPAVGLTALTVYCFLFGILAREIGGLPYGIGIEIFLLLTWFAVVILNKRYDWKSLNNNLTKLMLAWFLISFMEIINPAGASVRGWLQEIRSSGLFPILITPLVFLIYNSKQKLNLFLILILSLSLLATMNGLKQQYIGLSPGEQQFLTDGGEVTHVLWGRLRVFSFYSDAGQFGASQASFALMAMVLALGPYKWWKRLILFIVAGLSFYGMLISGTRGALFALLVGAFFAIFLTKNIKVLVIGGTLALSFFFILKYTYIGNGNYQIYRLRTALDPQEASLNVRFNNQKIIGEYLKTHPFGGGLGVIGTWGKEYNKDKFLSTVEPDSYWVKVWAMYGIVGFTAWFCIMMYIFGQGCGIIWNIRNEGLRYKAIAMMATCTGIFFCSYGNEVINSMPSSLVVAVFLAFIYLCPNFDDKPES; translated from the coding sequence GTGATTATTTCTTTATTAGGTTTGTTGCTCTCCGTTGCGGTGAGTGTGCTGACCTTTGCATCTCCATTGGCCCCAGTGATATTAATTGTAGGGGCATTGGTCGTTATATTCATTATTTTTCTATTTCAAGATCCTGCTGTTGGCCTTACCGCCTTAACTGTATATTGCTTCTTGTTTGGAATTCTCGCCAGGGAAATCGGTGGTTTACCTTACGGTATTGGAATTGAGATCTTTTTGCTGCTCACTTGGTTTGCAGTGGTTATTTTAAATAAGAGGTACGATTGGAAAAGTCTGAATAATAACTTAACCAAACTGATGCTTGCCTGGTTCCTGATTAGCTTCATGGAGATTATCAATCCAGCCGGTGCAAGTGTAAGGGGCTGGCTCCAGGAAATAAGAAGCTCTGGGCTTTTTCCTATTTTGATTACCCCATTGGTTTTTTTAATTTATAACTCTAAACAGAAGCTAAACCTATTCCTGATCTTAATTCTGTCTTTGTCTTTATTGGCGACGATGAACGGGCTTAAGCAGCAATACATCGGCCTTTCTCCAGGAGAACAGCAGTTTCTAACTGATGGAGGTGAGGTTACTCACGTGTTATGGGGTAGGTTGAGGGTATTTTCATTTTACAGTGATGCCGGACAGTTCGGTGCTTCTCAGGCTTCCTTCGCATTGATGGCGATGGTCTTGGCTTTAGGACCTTACAAATGGTGGAAGCGTCTGATTCTTTTTATTGTAGCTGGACTGTCTTTTTATGGCATGCTCATCTCTGGAACAAGGGGAGCGCTCTTTGCGCTGTTGGTTGGTGCTTTTTTCGCTATATTCTTAACAAAAAACATCAAAGTGCTGGTCATAGGTGGCACATTGGCATTGTCGTTCTTTTTTATCCTAAAATACACGTATATCGGTAATGGTAATTACCAGATTTATCGCTTAAGAACAGCGTTGGATCCTCAGGAAGCCTCTTTGAATGTGCGTTTTAATAATCAAAAGATTATTGGAGAGTACCTGAAAACTCATCCATTTGGAGGGGGATTAGGCGTAATTGGAACCTGGGGTAAAGAATATAATAAGGACAAATTCCTCTCAACCGTCGAACCGGATAGTTATTGGGTGAAGGTTTGGGCAATGTATGGAATTGTTGGTTTCACCGCCTGGTTCTGTATCATGATGTATATTTTTGGACAGGGCTGCGGTATTATATGGAATATAAGAAATGAAGGGTTAAGATATAAAGCAATAGCCATGATGGCTACTTGTACAGGAATATTTTTCTGTAGTTATGGAAATGAAGTAATCAATTCAATGCCTTCGTCATTGGTCGTTGCTGTGTTTCTTGCTTTTATTTACCTATGTCCAAATTTTGACGATAAACCAGAAAGCTAA